CGGGCTCGGCGCGTGGACGCTGGTGGCGCGGAGGCGGGCGGCTTAGAGCGGTTGGGCGGGGGTTGGGCGGTTGGGCGGTTGTAGAGCCGCGTAGGACCCCGTGAGGGCCCCTCAGGGCGGCTCAGGGCGGCTCAGGTCTGGGTCAGGGCCCAGAAGCCGACCGCGAAGCAGACCAGGGCGAGCAGCAGGACCGGGACCGTCACCTTCGGGGGCGGTCCCGGTCGGCGTACGGGGGCCGGGGGCGCGGGTTCCGCGCGGTGCGCCGGTGCGGTGTGCTGATCGGGAACCTGAACGGGGTGAGCGGTGTATGGATGAGTAGGGGCCTGTCCATACGGTGCTCCGGCCGTGGGGGCCTGGTCGAAGGAGGGGGTCGGGTGCGTGACCGGCGGAGGCAGGTGGAAGCTGCCCGTCTCGGAGGGGTTCGGCATCGGCGCGTGCGCCGGGGCTGCCGCCGACACGGGCTGCTGGTACTGGGGCTGGTACTGGGGCTGTGCGGGGTGTTGCTGAGGCGGTACGGGCCCGGTGGGCCCGGTGGGCCCGGTGGGCGGCACGCCGGGCGGCGTCGGTACGGCGTCGGTGGCGGTGGCGTGAGTGCCGGGGGCTGCCGGTCCGCCGGGACTCGCGGGGCCGGTCGGGCCCAGGGGGCCGAAGCCGGCCGGCAGCGGGCCGATCTGGTCGAAGATCTCGACCGGAGGCTCGTCGGGACGCGGCTCGGGCAGCATCTCGGCGGCGGCGTCCAGCGCCTTGCGCGCGCCCGTGGCGGTCCGGAAGCGGGCCTGCGGATCGGGCTGGAGCAGCCCGGCGAGCACCTGCCACAGCGGCTCCGGGATGCCCTCGGGGGCGCTCGGAGTGCCGTACGTGAGGAAGTGGCCGACGAGGGCCTGGGAGTCCGGGCTGCGGCCCTGGAGCAGATAGAGCGCGACCAGGCCGACGGCGAACAGGTCGGCGGTGAAGTCCGGCTCGGCACCGAGGAGTTGCTCGGGCGCGAAGTAACCGGGCGTTCCCACCACGTAGTTGGTCTCGGTGAGCCGGGGCTCACCCTTGCGCATGGAGATGCCGAAATCGGACAGCCGCAGGTGCGGCCGCCCGGTTCCGGTGACGTCCAGAAGGATGTTGGCGGGCTTGATGTCCCGGTGGACGACGCCCTCGGCGTGCACCGTGGCCAGACCCGAGAGGAGCTGGTCGAGCAGGGTGCAGACGAAGCGGGGCGGCAGCGGGCCGTAGTCCCCGACGACGTGCGCCAGCGAGCCGCCGGCGACCAGGTCCATGGTGAAGAGGACCTTGTCGTCGTCGGCGGCCCAGCTGGCCGGGGCGAGGACGTGCGGATGGTCGATCCGCATCGCCTGCTCGCGGACGAAGCGGAGCAGCGTGTGGGCGTCGCTCTGCTGGAGCACCTTGGCCGCCACGTACCGGCGCCGCCGGTGGTCCCAGGCGCGCCACACCGCGCCCGCCCCGCCCCGTCCGATCGGGTCGATCAGCTCGTACCGACCAGCGAAGACCTCACCCATCGCGCTGCGCCCGCTCCCCGTCGTGTCGTGTCTCCCCGGGACCGGCCGACCGCCGGTCCCGTGTCAGTTCTGGTGCGACTCGTAGTGCGCGACCGCGTCCGCGGTGCGCCCCGCGCCGTACACCCGGAGGAACTCTGCCAGTTCCGGGTGCGCCGGGGCGAGGGAGTCCGCCGCGTCGATGATGTCGCCCGCGGCGGCCACCGACCGCAGCAGGGACTGGATCTCGCGGACCACGCGGCGCACGGTCGGTGCGCCGGAGCCGGTGGCGGTCTGGGCCGTGCTGGTGAGGACGGAGCCGCCCTGCGACTTCTTGACCTCGTCCATCCGGTCGGTGGCCTCGGCGGCGCTGACGCTGCCGTCGGCGACCTGGACGGCGAGCTCCTGGAGAGCCTGGACGCGCTGGACGACGGCCGGGTTGCCGATCTTCGCCCGCTGGCCGCTCATCAGCTGGGACAGCATGGGCGCGGACAGCCCGAGCACGGCCGCGAGCCTGGCTTGATTAAGCCCGAGATCATCGATCAGCCGACGGAAGAGCGCCCCCAACGGCTCCCCGTACCAACTGCGCTGAAGCTCTCTGGCTCTTGCCGTGGCTTCCTGCTGCGCTGCGTCCATTACTTCTCCCCATCCCTTAGGTTCGCCACTGCGAACCTCGATCAGCATCTTACGGAGAGTGGTCGTGGACCGGGAGTCCCTATCCTTTTGCCGGACATGGGGGGAGACCCGGTACGCTGTTCTCGTTCCGGGGCCTTAGCTCAGTTGGTAGAGCGCTGTCTTTGCATGGCAGATGTCAGGGGTTCGACTCCCCTAGGCTCCACCTGGATGCACCCCCTTGATCAGCGGAGACGCGATCAAGGGGGTGTTTTTTGTGCCCGTTTCCGGTGGGGGTGACCGCGTGCGGGGGCAGTGAGCGTTCGGCGCACAGGAGGATCGCTGCGCCCGTCAGGACCATCAGCGCGAGGACGGTCCACAGCTGCCACTGCCCCGCGTCGAGGAGGAACCCCAGGAGCATGGGCGCGAGGGTGCGGCAGGCGGACCAGGACAGTTGGTAGACCGACAGGTACCGGCCCCGCAGGTGGTCGGGTGCCGCCTGGACGGACAGGCCCTGCGAGGGTGCGGAGTGGACGAGTTCGCCCGCGGTGTAGAGCACGGCGACCGCGAGGACCGCGGCGAGGGCGTTCGGGCCGCTGACGAGCCGGGGGAGCAGGGCGAAGGCGACGAAGGAGAGTGCGAAGACGACCGCGCCGAGCGCGGCCGCCCGCGGGCGGCTGCCGCGCAGCGTCAGGCGGGCGGCGGGGACGCCGAGCCCGGCGACCAGGACGGTGTTGACCGCGAAGACGATGCCGGCCAGGGCGTCGGGCAGGGCGACGTCCCGGGTGAGGAAGACCGGCAGGGCCATGGCCTGGGTGGTGTAGCCGAAGGCTATGAGGAAGTTGGCCGCCGTGATGAGCAGGTAGGGCCGGTCGGCGAGGACCTGTCGGTACCCCTCGCGTGCCGCTGGTCGCGCGGTGCCGCCGCGGACGTTCGGGATCCTGCTCACCAGGAGCGCGGCGCAGGCGAAGACCACGGCCAGGGTCTCGGAGGCGACGACGAAGCCCGCGGTGCCGTTCCACACGAGCATGCCGGCGGCCGCGAGGCTGCCGCATCCCATCCCGGCGTTGCGGAGGCTGCGGTCCCAGGCCAGGAGGCGGTCACGCTCGGTGCCCCGCGCGAGGTCGCCGATGAGCGCGTGCTGGCTGGGCGAGGAGGCCCACATGCCGACCGCGACGACCAGGGCGATCGCCAGGAACGCGGGGTAGGACGCGGCGAAGGGGTAGGCCGCGAAGCCGGCCGCGCGCAGCGCGAGTACGCCGATGAGCACTCGTCGGCCGCCGAACCGGTCGATGAGGATGCCAGCGGCCGGCATGAACGCCAGCGCGCAGAGCCCGGCGATCGTCAGGCCCGTGCCGATCGATGTCAGGGACAGGCCGGTGAGCGAGTGGAGGAACAGCATCGTCAGCGGCACGTAGATGCCGTCGCCGATCGACCCGGCCAGGCTCGCGGCGACGAGGCGGCGGCGCGTGGATCTCTCTCTCGTGGATTTGTCTTCCATGGAAGATTTTTTATCATCCGTGGAAGATAGAGTGAAGGGATGCAGGCAGACGCCATCGCCGCCATCGTCGACCAGTGGCGACGCGAGCGACCCGATCTGGACGCGACGCCGATGCTCGTCATCGGCCGCCTCTTCAGGCTCACCGACGCGCTGGACCAGCTGCTGCGCCCGCCGTTCGCCGCCGCGGGGCTGGGCAGCGGCGACTTCGACGTCCTCGCCGCCCTGCGGCGGTCCGGTGAGCCCTACGCGCTGTCC
The sequence above is a segment of the Streptomyces sp. NBC_01255 genome. Coding sequences within it:
- a CDS encoding serine/threonine-protein kinase produces the protein MGEVFAGRYELIDPIGRGGAGAVWRAWDHRRRRYVAAKVLQQSDAHTLLRFVREQAMRIDHPHVLAPASWAADDDKVLFTMDLVAGGSLAHVVGDYGPLPPRFVCTLLDQLLSGLATVHAEGVVHRDIKPANILLDVTGTGRPHLRLSDFGISMRKGEPRLTETNYVVGTPGYFAPEQLLGAEPDFTADLFAVGLVALYLLQGRSPDSQALVGHFLTYGTPSAPEGIPEPLWQVLAGLLQPDPQARFRTATGARKALDAAAEMLPEPRPDEPPVEIFDQIGPLPAGFGPLGPTGPASPGGPAAPGTHATATDAVPTPPGVPPTGPTGPTGPVPPQQHPAQPQYQPQYQQPVSAAAPAHAPMPNPSETGSFHLPPPVTHPTPSFDQAPTAGAPYGQAPTHPYTAHPVQVPDQHTAPAHRAEPAPPAPVRRPGPPPKVTVPVLLLALVCFAVGFWALTQT
- a CDS encoding helix-turn-helix domain-containing protein yields the protein MDAAQQEATARARELQRSWYGEPLGALFRRLIDDLGLNQARLAAVLGLSAPMLSQLMSGQRAKIGNPAVVQRVQALQELAVQVADGSVSAAEATDRMDEVKKSQGGSVLTSTAQTATGSGAPTVRRVVREIQSLLRSVAAAGDIIDAADSLAPAHPELAEFLRVYGAGRTADAVAHYESHQN
- a CDS encoding MDR family MFS transporter, with translation MEDKSTRERSTRRRLVAASLAGSIGDGIYVPLTMLFLHSLTGLSLTSIGTGLTIAGLCALAFMPAAGILIDRFGGRRVLIGVLALRAAGFAAYPFAASYPAFLAIALVVAVGMWASSPSQHALIGDLARGTERDRLLAWDRSLRNAGMGCGSLAAAGMLVWNGTAGFVVASETLAVVFACAALLVSRIPNVRGGTARPAAREGYRQVLADRPYLLITAANFLIAFGYTTQAMALPVFLTRDVALPDALAGIVFAVNTVLVAGLGVPAARLTLRGSRPRAAALGAVVFALSFVAFALLPRLVSGPNALAAVLAVAVLYTAGELVHSAPSQGLSVQAAPDHLRGRYLSVYQLSWSACRTLAPMLLGFLLDAGQWQLWTVLALMVLTGAAILLCAERSLPPHAVTPTGNGHKKHPLDRVSADQGGASRWSLGESNP